In Streptomyces sp. NBC_00704, a genomic segment contains:
- the purQ gene encoding phosphoribosylformylglycinamidine synthase subunit PurQ encodes MTARIGVVTFPGSLDDRDTQRAIRLAGAEPVALWHKDKYLHQVDAVVLCGGFSYGDYLRAGAIARFSPVMEPLIEQAKAGLPVLGICNGFQILTEAHLLPGAMLGNDHLHFICSDQKLRVENADTAWTTDYSAGQEIHIPLKNMDGRYVADERTLDELEAEGRVAFRYLDVNPNGSLRDIAGITNAAGNVVGLMPHPEHAVEPLIGSGRTDGLPFFTSILKKLVNA; translated from the coding sequence GTGACCGCTCGTATTGGCGTCGTCACTTTCCCGGGCAGCCTCGACGACCGGGACACCCAGCGCGCGATCCGCCTCGCGGGCGCGGAACCCGTCGCTCTCTGGCACAAGGACAAGTACCTCCACCAAGTCGACGCCGTCGTGCTGTGCGGTGGTTTCTCCTACGGTGACTATCTGCGGGCCGGCGCCATCGCGCGTTTCTCCCCGGTGATGGAGCCCCTCATCGAGCAGGCGAAGGCCGGTCTCCCGGTCCTCGGCATCTGCAACGGCTTCCAGATCCTCACCGAGGCCCACCTCCTCCCGGGCGCGATGCTCGGCAACGACCACCTCCACTTCATCTGTAGCGACCAGAAGCTGCGGGTGGAGAACGCGGACACCGCCTGGACGACCGACTACTCGGCCGGCCAGGAGATCCACATCCCGCTGAAGAACATGGACGGCCGGTACGTCGCCGACGAGCGCACGCTCGACGAGCTGGAGGCGGAGGGCCGGGTCGCCTTCCGCTACCTGGACGTCAACCCCAACGGCAGCCTTCGCGACATCGCCGGCATCACCAACGCGGCCGGCAACGTCGTGGGTCTCATGCCGCACCCGGAGCACGCCGTCGAGCCGCTCATCGGCTCCGGCCGCACCGACGGCCTCCCGTTCTTCACCTCGATCCTCAAGAAGCTGGTCAACGCATGA
- the purS gene encoding phosphoribosylformylglycinamidine synthase subunit PurS — translation MARVVVDVMLKPEILDPQGQAVQRALPRLGFEGISDVRQGKRFELEVDGPVDEAALARIHDLAESFLANTVIEDFTVKVESEEAVAGAAK, via the coding sequence GTGGCACGCGTCGTAGTCGACGTCATGCTCAAGCCGGAGATCCTCGACCCCCAGGGCCAGGCGGTGCAGCGCGCACTGCCGCGACTGGGTTTCGAGGGCATCTCCGACGTACGTCAGGGAAAGCGATTCGAACTGGAAGTTGACGGCCCCGTCGACGAGGCCGCCCTCGCCCGCATCCACGATCTTGCGGAATCCTTCCTCGCCAACACCGTGATCGAGGACTTCACCGTCAAGGTCGAGTCGGAAGAAGCCGTCGCGGGAGCCGCGAAGTGA
- a CDS encoding histone-like nucleoid-structuring protein Lsr2 yields MAQKVVVTLFDDIDGSEAAETIAFGLDGKSYEIDLNEGNAEKLRKALEPYVEAGRKRSRSGKAYKQTEVAPDPAAVRAWAQANKMEVPARGRIPKRVYEAFTEAQ; encoded by the coding sequence GTGGCGCAGAAGGTCGTGGTCACTCTCTTTGACGACATCGACGGCTCGGAAGCGGCGGAAACGATCGCCTTCGGCCTCGACGGCAAGTCGTACGAGATCGACCTGAATGAAGGCAATGCCGAGAAACTGCGTAAGGCGCTCGAGCCCTACGTCGAAGCCGGGCGCAAGCGGTCCAGGTCGGGCAAGGCCTACAAGCAGACGGAGGTCGCCCCCGACCCCGCGGCGGTCCGCGCCTGGGCCCAGGCCAACAAGATGGAGGTGCCGGCCCGAGGCCGCATCCCCAAGAGGGTCTACGAGGCGTTCACCGAAGCCCAGTGA
- a CDS encoding ABC transporter ATP-binding protein has translation MNANEHVIEVTDLRRVYGGGFEAVRGISFHVGRGEIFALLGTNGAGKTSTVELLEGLARPDGGRVSVLGHDPFTERAAVRPRTGVMLQEGGFPSELTVAETARMWAGCVSGARPIDGALALVGLTRRAGVRVKQLSGGERRRLDLALAVLGEPEVLFLDEPSTGLDAEGRRDTWELVRALRDAGTTVLLTTHYLEEAEHLADRLAILHQGRIAAAGTPAEVTAAQPSRIAFELPEGYLPGDLPPLGELGVCGHEIDGRLIRLHTRELQRAATGLLMWARRTGVELRRLDVRSASLEEAFLGIAREASSDPAADETDRTTRTSTTGTTGTTGTNDRPGRNGKTDGAKGVAA, from the coding sequence ATGAACGCGAATGAACACGTGATCGAGGTCACCGACCTGCGGCGTGTGTACGGGGGCGGGTTCGAAGCGGTCCGTGGGATCTCCTTCCACGTCGGCCGCGGCGAGATCTTCGCGCTGCTCGGCACCAACGGCGCCGGAAAGACGTCCACCGTCGAGCTGCTGGAAGGGCTCGCGCGACCGGACGGCGGGCGGGTCTCGGTGCTCGGCCACGACCCCTTCACCGAGCGCGCCGCCGTCCGGCCGCGGACCGGCGTGATGCTCCAGGAAGGGGGATTCCCCTCCGAGCTGACCGTCGCCGAGACGGCGCGGATGTGGGCCGGCTGCGTGAGCGGCGCCCGTCCGATCGACGGGGCGCTGGCACTCGTCGGGCTCACCCGGCGGGCCGGCGTCCGGGTCAAGCAGCTGTCCGGCGGTGAGCGGCGGCGCCTGGACCTGGCACTCGCGGTCCTCGGCGAACCCGAGGTGCTGTTCCTCGACGAGCCTTCCACCGGCCTGGACGCCGAGGGCCGGCGCGACACCTGGGAGCTGGTGCGCGCCCTGCGCGACGCGGGCACCACGGTCCTGCTGACCACCCACTACCTGGAAGAGGCCGAGCACCTCGCCGACCGGCTGGCCATCCTGCACCAGGGCCGCATCGCCGCCGCCGGAACACCCGCCGAGGTGACCGCCGCCCAGCCGTCCCGGATCGCCTTCGAACTGCCCGAGGGGTACCTCCCGGGCGATCTGCCGCCGCTCGGCGAACTGGGCGTGTGCGGGCACGAGATCGACGGCCGCCTCATCCGGCTGCACACCCGGGAACTCCAGCGGGCCGCGACCGGGCTGCTGATGTGGGCGCGGCGGACCGGCGTCGAACTGCGCCGGCTCGACGTGCGCTCGGCCTCGCTGGAGGAGGCGTTCCTGGGAATCGCCCGGGAGGCGTCGTCCGACCCGGCGGCCGACGAGACCGACCGGACCACCAGGACCAGCACGACCGGCACGACCGGCACGACCGGCACGAATGACCGTCCCGGCAGGAACGGGAAGACCGACGGGGCCAAGGGGGTCGCGGCATGA
- a CDS encoding ABC transporter permease, with the protein MAALGRAELTLLGRSRSTLLTAVLVPLVLPVSLAPAIDGMDLKDAGLTAGLVLLPAAIGFSLLFGVYSALTVIYTARREELVLKRLRTGELRDAEILAGSALPVLATGLVQSAVLVAGSTVVLDVPAPEAPVLAVLGLLFGLVMCAALAAVTATATRSVESAQVTTAPLVLVSMAGSGVAVPLDLLPDGLASACASLPLSPVITLIRGGWTGALSAHEALGAVGTALAWTALAVFAVRRWFRWEPRR; encoded by the coding sequence ATGGCCGCCCTCGGGCGGGCCGAACTGACGCTGCTCGGCCGCAGCCGGAGCACGCTCCTCACGGCCGTGCTCGTGCCGCTGGTGCTGCCCGTCAGCCTCGCCCCGGCGATCGACGGCATGGACCTCAAGGACGCCGGGCTCACCGCGGGCCTGGTGCTGCTGCCCGCCGCGATCGGGTTCTCACTGCTGTTCGGGGTGTATTCGGCGCTGACCGTCATCTACACCGCCCGGCGCGAGGAGTTGGTGCTGAAGCGGCTGCGCACCGGCGAACTGCGCGACGCCGAGATCCTCGCCGGGTCCGCGCTGCCGGTCCTGGCGACGGGACTGGTGCAGTCGGCGGTGCTGGTGGCGGGCTCCACCGTCGTGCTGGACGTGCCGGCGCCCGAGGCGCCCGTTCTGGCCGTCCTGGGCCTGCTGTTCGGCCTGGTGATGTGCGCGGCGCTCGCGGCCGTCACGGCGACCGCGACCCGGTCCGTGGAGAGCGCGCAGGTCACCACGGCGCCGCTGGTGCTCGTGTCGATGGCCGGCTCCGGGGTGGCCGTCCCCCTGGACCTGCTGCCCGACGGCCTCGCCTCCGCGTGCGCCTCGCTGCCGCTGTCCCCGGTGATCACCCTGATCCGCGGCGGCTGGACCGGCGCCCTGTCGGCGCACGAAGCCCTGGGCGCCGTCGGAACCGCACTGGCCTGGACGGCGTTGGCGGTGTTTGCTGTACGGCGGTGGTTCCGGTGGGAGCCCCGGCGCTGA
- a CDS encoding sensor histidine kinase gives MRRPGGWWRRKSTPAKVETYTRWSFHFFAVAEFGAVGLPSAGALPAGLGLWLPVLTLVHCTLGGLTASRALDWTRGRRAQPVRLLWALAAVTATVAVAAAFVAQRGPDHESVDAAAGSVFGVVLAFGSGFIALGVRARRRVFAVVAGFAVGAGVVAYPVGLPGVAVLATMAAVFVGGGFLAFTSVFSVWLLDAVFRLDEARDTRARLAVAEERLRFGRDLHDVMGRNLAVIALKSELAVRLARRGRPDAVDQMIEVQRIARESQREVRDVVRGYREADLGVELAGAQGVLTAAGIDCAVSGEPGGLPAEVQSALGWVVRESTTNVLRHGDAGRCSVALRRTAGSVVLTVENDGAGPAGAGGRPGPAASGRGSGLAGLRERLREVDGTLEAGLVGAGTFRVVAEVPLNEAPGSGTPLDGQSLDGKPLDGKPLDGTLLDGQSPGEVPAGGTRRLGEGPPGEASTVREVTS, from the coding sequence ATGCGCAGGCCGGGGGGCTGGTGGCGGCGCAAGAGCACGCCCGCGAAGGTCGAGACGTACACACGGTGGTCGTTCCACTTCTTCGCCGTGGCCGAATTCGGGGCGGTGGGGCTGCCCTCCGCCGGGGCGCTGCCGGCCGGACTCGGGTTGTGGCTGCCGGTGTTGACGCTGGTGCACTGCACGCTCGGCGGGCTGACGGCGTCGCGGGCGCTGGACTGGACGCGCGGACGCCGGGCCCAGCCCGTCCGGCTGCTGTGGGCGCTCGCCGCCGTCACGGCGACGGTCGCCGTCGCCGCGGCCTTCGTCGCGCAGCGCGGCCCGGACCACGAGAGCGTGGACGCCGCCGCGGGCAGTGTGTTCGGCGTCGTCCTGGCCTTCGGGTCCGGGTTCATCGCACTCGGCGTGCGCGCGCGGCGGCGGGTCTTCGCGGTCGTGGCCGGCTTCGCCGTGGGCGCCGGGGTGGTGGCGTACCCGGTCGGGCTGCCGGGCGTGGCCGTCCTCGCGACGATGGCGGCGGTGTTCGTCGGCGGCGGCTTCCTCGCCTTCACCTCGGTCTTCTCGGTGTGGCTGCTCGACGCGGTCTTCCGGCTGGACGAGGCCCGCGACACCCGCGCACGGCTCGCCGTCGCCGAGGAACGGCTGCGGTTCGGGCGGGACCTGCACGACGTGATGGGCCGCAACCTGGCGGTGATCGCCCTGAAGAGCGAGCTGGCCGTGCGGCTGGCCCGGCGCGGACGGCCGGACGCCGTGGACCAGATGATCGAGGTGCAGCGCATAGCGCGGGAGTCGCAGCGTGAGGTGCGTGACGTCGTCCGCGGCTACCGCGAGGCCGACCTCGGCGTGGAACTCGCGGGCGCGCAGGGCGTGTTGACGGCGGCGGGCATCGACTGCGCGGTGAGCGGGGAGCCCGGCGGGCTGCCCGCCGAGGTGCAGTCCGCGCTGGGCTGGGTGGTGCGCGAGAGCACCACCAACGTGCTGCGGCACGGAGACGCGGGCCGGTGCTCGGTGGCGTTGCGGCGGACGGCGGGAAGCGTGGTGCTGACGGTGGAGAACGACGGGGCGGGGCCCGCCGGCGCGGGCGGCAGGCCGGGGCCCGCCGCGTCGGGCCGCGGGTCGGGACTTGCCGGACTGCGGGAGCGGCTGCGGGAGGTCGACGGGACACTGGAGGCCGGGCTCGTCGGCGCGGGCACGTTCCGGGTGGTCGCCGAGGTGCCGCTGAACGAGGCGCCGGGGAGCGGGACTCCGCTCGACGGGCAGTCGCTTGACGGGAAGCCGCTTGACGGGAAGCCGCTCGACGGGACGCTGCTCGACGGGCAGTCGCCCGGGGAGGTGCCGGCCGGCGGGACACGGCGGCTCGGTGAGGGGCCGCCCGGGGAGGCGTCGACTGTGAGAGAGGTCACTTCATGA
- a CDS encoding response regulator transcription factor produces the protein MTVRVLLADDEHLIRGALAALLSLEDDLVIVAEAATGPEALAMARAHEPDVAVLDLQMPGADGVKVATSLRTELPGCRALIVTSHGRPGHLKRALAAGVRGFVPKTVSAQRLAEIIRTVHAGNRYVDPELAADAIAAGDSPLTSREAEVLELAADGAPVAEIAERAALSQGTVRNYLSSAVSKLGAENRHTAVRIARERGWV, from the coding sequence ATGACGGTGCGGGTACTGCTCGCGGACGACGAGCACCTCATCCGGGGCGCCCTGGCCGCGCTGCTGTCCCTGGAGGACGACCTGGTGATCGTCGCCGAGGCGGCCACCGGGCCGGAGGCGCTGGCCATGGCGCGGGCGCACGAGCCCGACGTGGCCGTCCTGGATCTGCAGATGCCGGGCGCCGACGGTGTGAAGGTCGCCACATCCCTGCGGACCGAACTGCCCGGCTGCCGGGCGCTGATCGTCACCAGCCACGGCCGGCCCGGCCATCTCAAACGAGCGCTTGCGGCCGGTGTGCGCGGCTTTGTGCCGAAGACCGTGAGCGCCCAGCGGCTCGCCGAGATCATCCGCACGGTGCACGCCGGGAACCGTTACGTCGACCCGGAGTTGGCCGCCGACGCGATCGCCGCCGGTGACTCGCCGCTGACCTCGCGCGAGGCGGAGGTGCTCGAACTCGCCGCCGACGGAGCGCCGGTCGCGGAGATCGCGGAGCGGGCCGCGCTGTCGCAGGGGACCGTCCGCAACTACCTGTCGTCGGCCGTCTCCAAGCTCGGGGCGGAGAACCGGCACACGGCGGTGCGGATCGCGCGGGAGCGGGGTTGGGTATAG